In a single window of the Diospyros lotus cultivar Yz01 chromosome 10, ASM1463336v1, whole genome shotgun sequence genome:
- the LOC127811814 gene encoding protein FAR1-RELATED SEQUENCE 5-like, translating to MSDIEGNHIVLAESFEDNEETFVNNEEITKDNECPASEEESNVVPKVGMKFNEEKDIFEFYKRYAYHVGFPVKRRSSRKGEDGVLRLYRCNRQLSEHVKRQLEVNDIAGIPLHKSYNSAVVEAGGYENLTFVEKDCRNYIDQVRRLRLGEGDAAAIQAYFSKMQAFSPSFYFSVDLDEDGRLKNVFWADNRCRQSFKEFGDVVTFDTTYLTNRYDMPFAPFVGVNHHGQSILLGCGIISNEDTRTFVWLFRTWLECMEDQAPAGIITDQDRAMQNAIEIVFPNTKHRWCLWHILKKLPEKFGNHSCKAYILSGVHEVVYESQSPEEFEEAWNSMIEKYALHDNDWLSGLYKERGRWVPCFVKTSFWAGMSTTQRSEGMNAFFDGYVHSKTSLKQFVEQYERAMRCKVEKEFQADVRSFSQMVPCVSRLGIEKQFQEVYTIAKFKEFQEELTGKIYCSIVSTEEGPLRTSCHMFEFKGIICRHAGTILIQNGVRSIPERYILRRWRRDVSRSYMRVKINYNGWISTPSQLRYDQLCSAFAKVADKVADDEERTRATMEWIQSQLNASSPSNTNPSYGSNIYAEHSVQEQVQSCGEIAIGSSMQIMDPICSQRKGAPRKLRKKGPLETRTKKAKVGSSKSNKGNTPIQNIVEDAQVFNQAFSQDAQYQALPPFNHSQQLMLVSWNAAHGVPMVPTSRTAYPMYPPHLQPNDNPPKI from the exons ATGAGTGACATag aaggAAATCATATTGTGCTTGCAGAatcatttgaagataatgaggaAACTTTCGTTAATAATGAGGAAATTACCAAAGATAATGAGTGTCCTGCATCAGAAGAAGAGAGTAATGTTGTCCCTAAGGTTGGAATGAAATTCAATGAGGAGAAagacatttttgaattttacaaaagatatgcTTATCATGTGGGTTTTCCCGTTAAGAGAAGGAGTTCGAGGAAGGGTGAGGACGGTGTTCTAAG GTTATATCGATGCAACAGACAATTAAGTGAACATGTGAAGCGACAGCTTGAAGTTAATGATATAGCTGGAATTCCATTACATAAAAGTTATAACTCAGCTGTTGTTGAAGCTGGTGGATATGAGAACCTGACGTTTGTGGAAAAGGATTGTAGAAATTACATTGATCAGGTTAGGAGGTTAAGACTTGGGGAAGGAGATGCTGCTGCTATTCAAGCTTATTTTTCCAAGATGCAAGCCTTTTCTCCGAGTTTTTACTTTAGTGTAGATTTGGATGAAGATGGCAGATTGAAGAACGTCTTTTGGGCCGATAATAGGTGTAGACAATCATTTAAGGAATTCGGCGATGTTGTTACATTTGACACCACATACTTGACCAATAGGTACGACATGCCGTTTGCTCCATTCGTTGGTGTAAATCACCATGGACAGTCGATACTTCTTGGATGTGGTATTATTTCCAACGAGGACACTAGGACTTTTGTGTGGTTGTTTAGGACATGGCTTGAGTGTATGGAGGATCAAGCGCCTGCAGGAATAATTACTGATCAAGATAGGGCCATGCAAAATGCCATTGAGATAGTCTTCCCTAACACAAAGCATAGATGGTGTTTGTGGCATATATTAAAGAAGTTACCTGAAAAATTTGGTAACCATAGTTGTAAGGCATATATTCTTTCAGGCGTACATGAGGTGGTGTATGAATCACAGAGTCCTGAAGAATTCGAGGAGGCCTGGAATTCAATGATTGAGAAATATGCACTACATGACAATGATTGGTTGTCTGGACTTTACAAAGAAAGAGGTCGATGGGTCCCATGTTTCGTGAAAACCAGTTTTTGGGCAGGGATGTCAACAACGCAGCGTAGTGAGGGTATGAACGCATTCTTTGATGGATATGTACACTCGAAAACCTCATTGAagcaatttgttgaacaatatgagcGGGCAATGAGGTGTAAAGTTGAAAAGGAGTTTCAGGCCGACGTAAGGTCTTTTTCTCAGATGGTCCCATGTGTATCGAGGTTGGGCATTGAGAAACAATTTCAAGAAGTGTACACAATTGCAAAATTCAAGGAGTTTCAAGAAGAGTTAACTGGGAAGATTTATTGCTCGATTGTGTCTACCGAAGAAGGACCACTTCGTACGAG CTGTCACATGTTCGAGTTTAAGGGAATAATTTGTAGACATGCTGGCACAATATTGATCCAAAATGGTGTCAGATCAATACCTGAGAGATATATCTTACGGCGATGGAGGAGAGATGTCAGTAGATCCTACATGAGGGTAAAGATCAATTACAATGGTTGGATTAGTACGCCTAGCCAATTAAGATACGATCAACTGTGCAGTGCGTTTGCTAAGGTAGCAGACAAGGTAGCAGACGACGAAGAGCGAACCCGAGCAACTATGGAGTGGATCCAATCTCAATTGAATGCATCAAGCCCATCCAATACAAATCCAAGCTATGGTAGTAATATATATGCTGAACACAGTGTGCAAGAACAAGTTCAGAGTTGTGGAGAGATAGCAATAGGTTCAAGCATGCAAATAATGGATCCGATATGCTCCCAGAGAAAGGGAGCCCCTAGAAAGCTTCGCAAGAAGGGCCCATTGGAAACACGTACAAAGAAAGCTAAG GTGGGATCCTCAAAATCAAACAAAGGCAATACCCCAATTCAAAACATTGTCGAAGATGCTCAAGTATTCAATCAAGCTTTTTCACAAGATGCACAATATCAGGCGCTTCCACCTTTTAACCACTCACAACAATTGATG CTAGTTTCTTGGAATGCTGCTCACGGAGTGCCTATGGTGCCTACCTCTCGCACAGCCTATCCAATGTACCCGCCCCATCTACAGCCCAATGACAATCCACCAAAAATTTGA
- the LOC127812293 gene encoding uncharacterized protein LOC127812293 yields the protein MASDLEMGEISINSSTSHQGIMCEHGVPIRSYTSWTKSNPGRRFLRCRFWKDDDCKWFQWIDDERTSREKALCGVLLDILDRNKIEKEANERLLQEQVRAFEEKALRRKQKILKLKKDYRYIMEENLQLKLKFQLKMKFVRVLIVLGLSYFLWIVLVTENNSSRFRYLALL from the exons aTGGCGTCCGATTTAGAAATGGGTGAAATTTCAATCAACTCTTCAACCTCGCATCAAGGAATCATGTGTGAGCATGGTGTGCCAATTCGGAGCTATACTTCATGGACTAAATCTAATCCTGGAAGGAGATTCTTGCGATGTCGATTCTGGAAG GATGATGATTGCAAATGGTTTCAATGGATCGACGATGAACGAACCAGTCGTGAGAAAGCATTATGCGGAGTTTTGCTGGATATTTTAGATCGgaacaagatagaaaaagaAGCAAATGAGAGATTACTTCAAGAACAAGTGAGGGCTTTTGAAGAAAAAGCTTTAAGGAGAAAACAAAAGATATTGAAGCTTAAGAAAGACTATAGATATATAATGGAAGAGAACCTTCAATTGAAATTAAAGtttcaattgaaaatgaaatttgtTAGGGTTTTAATAGTGTTAGGATTGAGTTATTTTTTGTGGATTGTATTGGTAACGGAAAATAACAGTAGTAGATTTAGGTATTTGGCTTTATTGTAA
- the LOC127812292 gene encoding cyanidin 3-O-galactoside 2''-O-xylosyltransferase FGGT1-like, producing the protein MELSSGSQREPHARTLHIAMYPWLAIGHIIPFLETSNKLATKGHKVSFLIPPRTQSKLAHFNRHPHLITFVPITLPPVEGLPLGAETTADVPSSLGTLLMDSMDRTQPQIEAILRRLKLDVVFFDFTHWLPALARRLGIKSVFYCVVNPSTIAYTLSPARRLPGKELAEVDMAQPPEGYPLSAMKLHAHEARAFQARRKKKFGGDMLFYDRLYASLYQCDALGFSTCGEIEGPFSDYLGSQYEKPVLLSGLFVNEPPSSSSLDERWAIWLGKFKAGSVVYCALGTECSLTEDNFQELVMGLELTGLPFLAVLRPPVGSESVEEALPESFNERIQDRGVVYGGWVHQQLILGHPSIGCFLTHCGPTSLREGFVSHCQLVLLPHMGDQMINARLASLTLRVGVEVERGEEDGSFTRDSVCGAVRSVMDEDSEVGQEVRGKHAKLRELLVSKDFDAFYTQTFSEKLADICLHE; encoded by the coding sequence ATGGAGCTTTCCTCAGGGTCACAACGAGAACCCCATGCAAGGACACTTCACATAGCAATGTACCCTTGGCTTGCCATTGGCCACATCATCCCTTTCCTCGAAACATCAAACAAACTAGCAACCAAAGGCCACAAAGTCTCGTTCTTGATTCCCCCAAGGACACAATCCAAACTAGCACATTTCAATCGCCACCCCCATCTCATCACCTTTGTCCCCATCACACTCCCTCCTGTGGAAGGGCTCCCTCTTGGTGCGGAGACCACCGCGGACGTGCCCTCCTCCTTGGGCACTCTCCTCATGGACTCCATGGATCGCACCCAGCCTCAGATTGAAGCTATCCTGCGTCGTCTGAAACTGGACGTTGTCTTCTTCGATTTCACCCACTGGTTGCCAGCTCTGGCGCGCCGGTTGGGGATCAAGTCTGTATTCTATTGTGTAGTTAACCCCTCGACGATCGCCTATACATTGTCCCCAGCAAGGCGCCTTCCTGGCAAAGAGTTAGCCGAGGTCGACATGGCTCAACCCCCAGAAGGGTACCCGCTTTCGGCGATGAAGCTCCATGCCCACGAGGCCAGAGCCTTTCAAGCTcgaaggaagaagaagtttgGCGGAGACATGCTGTTCTACGACCGCCTTTATGCTAGCTTGTACCAATGTGATGCACTAGGCTTCTCGACGTGTGGGGAGATTGAAGGGCCATTCTCTGACTATCTCGGGAGCCAATACGAGAAGCCTGTGTTGCTTTCGGGGCTATTCGTAAACGAGCCACCGAGCTCGTCGTCTTTGGATGAAAGATGGGCCATCTGGCTCGGCAAGTTCAAGGCTGGGTCGGTTGTTTATTGCGCCCTTGGAACTGAGTGCAGCTTAACAGAAGATAATTTTCAAGAACTAGTTATGGGTTTAGAGCTAACAGGTCTGCCATTTCTGGCCGTGCTTAGGCCGCCAGTTGGGTCTGAGTCCGTCGAAGAGGCATTGCCCGAGAGTTTTAATGAAAGAATTCAAGACAGAGGGGTCGTCTATGGAGGATGGGTCCATCAGCAGCTGATCTTGGGGCACCCTTCAATTGGGTGCTTCCTCACGCACTGCGGCCCAACCTCACTGCGAGAAGGATTTGTGAGCCACTGCCAGCTAGTGCTGCTACCACATATGGGGGATCAGATGATCAACGCAAGGCTGGCAAGTCTAACCTTGAGGGTGGGCGTTGAAGtggaaagaggagaagaagatgggTCCTTCACAAGGGACAGTGTGTGTGGGGCTGTGAGGTCTGTGATGGATGAAGACAGTGAAGTGGGGCAAGAGGTTAGAGGAAAGCATGCTAAATTGAGAGAGCTTCTGGTAAGCAAAGATTTCGATGCCTTTTACACTCAGACTTTCAGTGAGAAACTAGCAGACATATGCTTGCATGAATAA
- the LOC127811812 gene encoding protein FAR1-RELATED SEQUENCE 5-like: protein MDYYTKLLTENWDEFEEEQDSYLEKEYDAQTHLFDTREALIGWAKKIGKQNGIVIVIKSSESGGPGKRPRVRLSCERSGKYRPSKKKEEIIGELKRKSTGSKKCDYPFELLGMKFEQWELKVICGVHNHPLAVQLEGHSYARRLTEKEKGILKTMSKNLVKPRNILMSLKADDENNVTTIKTIYNARQRYKLIEKCGRSQMQQLMKKLRECNYVEWHRTDGSNCIADLFWAHPMSIDLLKIFPHVLIMDCTYKTNRYRYPLLEIVGVTSTELTFPVAFVFMNHKYEDNYTWAMERLKNVMGSNACLGVIVTDRELALMNAIYKVFPSTTTLLCRWHISKNVLAKCKKFFDRKETWEKFMLQWNLLVFASTEIEYQSLLSDLMVEYHAYEGALDYVRNTWLNDYKEKFIVAWTNKVLHFGNVTTNRAESAHAKLKRYLGSSQGDFESSWKIINSLIELQHTEIKGSFEKSLILVQHNFRSEIFRELRELMMEGRPIPLSFVHPYWTKLDLVNTVDVSSVLTIDPELESLYNIFQSEPEGGKIVLKQKLRELIDPATTSLIPPSVKVRTKGKPSSKNKIQVDTFTRRDPSYFEIVQSIHDSISPTIQSSVKTLNEGKLYRTSVKQRLLGYDASFPSKIRHFIHNIVNVESDGHCGFRAIAALLGMSEHNWRDIRMNLIGELHTFRDEYIELYGSAMRVDKLMHALSCFECVAPPQHWMTLPDMGHLIASKYNVVLVHLSQMQCLTYLLLRSAAPSVIQHRIITIGFVDDCHFVQVFLKSGSSIPPVARNWHKYRYDIAREWETPYITRIQVFMSLINKNVITKDVFDLTDE from the exons ATGGATTACTACACTAAACTATTGACGGAGAACTGGGACGAGTTTGAGGAAGAACAGGATAGctatttagaaaaagaatatgACGCACAGACACAT CTATTTGATACTAGAGAAGCACTCATTGGATGGGCtaagaaaattggaaaacaaaatggaattgTGATTGTGATCAAGAGTTCAGAATCTGGGGGTCCTGGAAAAAGACCTAGAGTTCGTCTTTCTTGTGAACGTAGTGGAAAGTATAGACCAtccaagaagaaggaagaaataataggagaatTAAAAAGGAAATCCACAGGTTCAAAAAAGTGTGATTATCCGTTTGAATTACTTGGTATGAAATTTGAGCAGTGGGAGTTGAAAGTTATATGTGGAGTGCACAATCATCCACTAGCAGTTCAATTGGAGGGTCATTCATATGCAAGGAGACTtacagaaaaagagaaaggaattTTGAAAACTATGTCTAAGAATCTGGTGAAacctagaaatattttgatgagtCTTAAGGCAGATGATGAGAATAATGTTActactatcaaaactatatataatgcgcGTCAAAGATATAAACTTATTGAGAAATGTGGTAGATCACAGATGCAAcagttgatgaagaaattaagagaatgtaattatgtggagtggcACAGAACTGATGGATCAAATTGTATTGCAGACTTATTTTGGGCGCATCCGATGTCTatagatttattaaaaatatttccacATGTCTTGATAATGGattgtacatacaaaactaacAGATATAGATATCCACTTCTTGAGATTGTTGGTGTGACATCTACTGAGTTAACTTTTCCTGTTGCATTTGTATTTATGAACCATAAATACGAGGATAACTATACATGGGCTATGGAGAGATTAAAGAATGTGATGGGATCTAATGCATGTCTTGGAGTAATTGTGACTGATAGAGAATTAGCATTGATGAATGCAATATATAAAGTCTTTCCAAGTACCACAACCTTATTATGTAGATGGCATATATCTAAAAATGTACTTGCTAAGTGTAAGAAATTCTTTGATAGAAAGGAGACATGGGAGAAGTTCATGTTACAATGGAATCTTCTTGTTTTTGCCTCTACTGAGATTGAGTATCAAAGTCTACTTTCTGACTTAATGGTTGAGTATCATGCATATGAAGGAGcacttgattatgtgagaaataCATGGCTGAAtgattacaaagaaaaatttattgtaGCGTGGACAAATAAAGTATTACATTTTGGCAATGTTACTACTAACAG GGCTGAGAGCGCACATGCGAAGCTGAAGAGATATCTGGGATCATCACAAGGTGACTTTGAATCATCATGGAAAATTATCAATTCTCTTATTGAGTTACAACATACTGAGATAAAGGGGTCTTTTGAGAAGAGTTTAATATTGGTACAACACAATTTCAGATCAGAAATttttagagaattgagag AATTAATGATGGAGGGAAGACCAATTCCTTTATCATTTGTGCACCCTTATTGgacaaaattagatttagtgAATACTGTTGATGTGTCCTCAGTGTTAACAATTGATCCAGAGTTGGAAAgtctttataatatatttcaatCAGAACCAGAAGGAGGTAAAATCGTATTAAAACAGAAGTTGCGAGAATTAATAGATCCAGCTACGACTTCATTGATCCCACCAAGTGTGAAAGTTCGGACAAAAGGTAAGccatcatcaaaaaataaaattcaagttgATACATTCACTCGACGTGAtccatcatattttgaaatagtacAGTCTATTCATGATAGCATATCTCCAACAATACAAAGCTCAGTTAAGACACTGAATGAAGGTAAACTTTATCGTACCAGTGTCAAACAGAGATTGCTAGGCTATGATGCTTCATTCCCATCAAAAATACGtcattttatacataatattgttaatgtGGAGTCGGATGGACATTGTGGATTTCGTGCTATTGCTGCGTTACTTGGAATGAGTGAGCACAACTGGAGGGATATTCGTATGAATCTGATTGGAGAGTTGCATACCTTTCGTGATGAATATATAGAGTTATATGGATCTGCTATGCGTGTAGATAAGTTAATGCACGCACTTTCTTGCTTTGAGTGTGTTGCACCTCCTCAACATTGGATGACTTTACCTGACATGGGTCATTTGATTGCTTCAAAATATAATGTTGTATTAGTTCATTTATCTCAAATGCAGTGTCTTACTTACCTTCTATTGAGATCAGCTGCACCTTCAGTTATACAACATAGAATTATTACTATTGGATTTGTggatgattgtcattttgtacag gTATTTCTTAAATCAGGTTCATCAATTCCTCCTGTTGCACGCAATTGGCATAAATATCGATATGATATTGCACGTGAATGGGAAACACCATATATAACTCGAAttcaagtatttatgtctcttattaacaaaaatgttattACAAAAGATGTTTTTGATTTAACTGATGAATGA